One window of Triticum dicoccoides isolate Atlit2015 ecotype Zavitan chromosome 5A, WEW_v2.0, whole genome shotgun sequence genomic DNA carries:
- the LOC119297924 gene encoding noroxomaritidine synthase 2-like has translation MITMSSSFSQELLISTLVLLVPMYFYFRYSSRSKNPTMLPTNWPILHMLPSFLANSHNLHDYLSIVLAESGHNFKAHGPVGSGMRLLITCDPANVRHIFTTNYTNFPKGAEFAAIFDIMAGSLFTIDGAPSLRPRAKIQSVLSSPRLVASMATCFHDKVENGLLPLFSHLASTGTPFDMQEMFSRFMFDLAATPLFGVDPGLLSFSLDMSMPPMDAAVVMDTVMEVGFIRHLIPTSCWKAMRRLNIGSERKLRTAHTVLRRFAAEMIEERSKITLNRGRCALSNDDEHEDILSSYINDPDYTDNDLLHAVLLSFMLAGRDTIGTTLPWVFYNLAQNPGIVSIIHSQLSPIASRKVPASTGAMMIFEPEDTKPLVYLRAALYETLRLYPSAPIERKTVAAGDIMPSGHEVKVGDTILISLHSMGRMEDLWGKDCLNYNPNRWLSKDGNTLRYVPSHKFLAFNSGSRICPGKEIAVMQMKTVVATVLWNFDVEVVEGQIIQPKPSCILQMKNGFIVKLRKREL, from the coding sequence ATGATAACAATGTCGAGTAGTTTCTCGCAAGAGCTTCTCATCTCCACTCTCGTGCTACTTGTCCCTATGTACTTCTACTTTAGGTATAGTAGTAGATCAAAGAACCCAACAATGCTTCCCACAAACTGGCCAATATTGCACATGTTACCTTCCTTCCTGGCCAACTCCCACAACTTGCATGACTATCTCTCCATAGTGCTTGCCGAATCAGGCCACAACTTCAAGGCGCATGGCCCGGTTGGGAGCGGGATGCGGTTGCTCATCACCTGCGACCCCGCGAATGTACGACACATCTTCACCACAAACTACACCAACTTCCCCAAGGGAGCAGAGTTTGCCGCCATCTTTGACATCATGGCTGGTAGCCTCTTCACCATTGATGGTGCACCCTCTCTTCGGCCGCGCGCAAAAATCCAGAGCGTGCTTAGCAGCCCACGGTTGGTTGCTAGTATGGCAACTTGCTTCCATGACAAGGTGGAGAATGGCCTTCTACCATTATTTTCCCACCTGGCAAGCACCGGCACTCCGTTCGACATGCAAGAAATGTTTTCCAGGTTTATGTTTGACTTGGCTGCCACACCTCTCTTTGGCGTGGATCCTGGCCTCCTGTCCTTCTCCTTAGACATGTCGATGCCACCCATGGATGCCGCGGTCGTGATGGACACGGTCATGGAGGTGGGATTTATCCGACACTTAATTCCAACCTCTTGCTGGAAGGCAATGAGGCGCCTAAACATCGGCTCCGAGAGGAAGCTTCGCACGGCGCACACGGTGCTAAGAAGATTTGCTGCAGAGATGATCGAGGAGAGGAGTAAGATAACTCTCAATAGGGGAAGATGTGCATTGAGTAATGATGATGAACACGAGGATATTCTATCTTCCTACATAAATGACCCAGACTACACAGACAATGACTTGCTCCATGCGGTGCTCCTCAGCTTCATGCTTGCTGGGCGGGACACGATTGGTACCACTCTACCCTGGGTCTTCTACAACCTCGCCCAGAACCCTGGCATTGTATCAATTATCCACAGTCAACTCTCACCCATTGCATCGCGCAAAGTACCCGCGAGTACGGGTGCCATGATGATCTTTGAACCAGAGGATACAAAACCTCTGGTCTATCTCAGAGCTGCGTTGTACGAGACTCTTAGGTTGTACCCATCGGCACCTATTGAGCGCAAGACAGTGGCTGCTGGTGATATCATGCCGAGTGGCCATGAGGTGAAGGTCGGGGACACCATCCTTATATCTCTCCACTCCATGGGGAGAATGGAAGACCTATGGGGTAAAGACTGCCTTAACTATAACCCGAATAGGTGGTTGTCAAAGGATGGCAACACCCTAAGGTACGTACCATCTCACAAGTTCTTGGCCTTCAACTCAGGCTCGAGGATCTGCCCTGGCAAGGAGATTGCGGTTATGCAGATGAAGACCGTCGTTGCGACTGTGTTGTGGAACTTTGATGTCGAGGTGGTGGAAGGGCAGATCATCCAGCCCAAGCCATCTTGTATACTACAGATGAAAAATGGATTTATAGTTAAACTGAGGAAGCGAGAATTGTAA